The region TCGGTGCCTGCTTTTTGCAGGGCGGACACCAGGTAGCAAAAAAGTCCCACAGTTTCGGTAGTTCCGCCGGCTTTTCGCTCTTTTCCGCCACCTTTTCTGGCGGCACATTTTCTGCCGGTGTTACCGGTGTGGGTTCTGGGGCAACCGTCGGCGCCGTTGATTCCGGCTTGACCGTTTCGGTTGTTTCCAGGCTCAATGTGTCCTGAACCGTTGCCGGCGCTTCAGTTTTTGTCGGCTTCTGTCCGCCGCAAACGATAAAAAGCAGTGCGCTGCCGAAGACCAAAAACTTTTTCAACTTCATCATTCACAACTCCTTTTCAACGGATTTACAGTTACCATTTTTATCATCTACTACCTTACCTTTTTTATCAAGGGCATATCGTTTAACGCTCCCAGCATAAAAGAAAACTTCGCAAACTAAAATATTGTTAATTTTCATCATCACAATTTAATGTAATGCGGCCTCAATTTAATGTCAAGCAGAAGCCGGGGAGTGCCGAACGAAGTTAAACTTTTATACGGGGACAGGCGCATCTCCCGTGCCGTCATTACGAGGCATGCTTAAAAATTTGTTGACTTCGTTAAATATCAATTTCTCTCTATACTGCACGAAATTTTTATAATTTTCCTCCGTCAAATTCTCTCTAGCTTTAAGAAAGAGCTCTTTAAGGTCTGGCACGTTGGAACCGAAAAACTCAATACCTTCCTCTGGAAGACTATCGCTTTTCAAAATATTTCTAGTCTTATTAATCAGTCTGAGGTTTCCGACATTATTTATTAGTTCATCAGAGATGTTCTTCTCTTTAAGAACACTTTGTGGAAAGATATGGTCTTTTTCCAAACTCCACCCTCTTTTTTGGGGAATATCAGTAACCCCACCTTGAGTTATATTTAGCACTAAATCCAAATCATATAACATGGTATTTAAGAAACGGAAACTTATACCTGTTCTTCTTTCTAAGTATTTACTGATGTCTTCTATCGGAAAAATATTGGGGTTTGCATGTTTGGTTATTATATTGTGAAGTGCATCCAGTTTCCCGTCAGGACCGTGCGAATAAAATCTCATAAAGAAAGACATGTATAAATATTGCCGAAGTTTCCATGCTTGCCCATCAGGTATCTGTTGGTGGGGTTGCCTATAAATAAAATCAGCTATTGGGATTAAGGCTAAGTCAGATTTGAGAAATCTTTTAGAAAGTATTTTTGCATCACTTTTCAAGAACTGTATAGTGGACAACAGCGCACTTTTAAGTGCATTAAAATCTGCTTCGAGCCTGTCGAGATATTGTTTATCTTTGAGTTTATTCACATCATACTTAGCACCCTTATCAAAGAGCACAAAAGAAGTTTTGATTATAAAATCAAGATCAAATTCGTATTCTCCACCTCCGTTCAACTCGTCAACAATCTCAATAAATTCTCTTTCCATGTCAGGGATATTCAAAACAACCGTGGAGAACACCAAGTCAGACTTTGTTAATACAACGCCACCAGAGTTTACCCTTACAAAAACTTCCAACACATCCTCATATGGTAAATCCTCTTCTACATCCAGAATATGGATTTTTTCATCAATGTTGAATACACGGATAAATTTGCTTAAGTTTCTTAGCACTATCTTTTTCACATCGTCTGTGTCGCTACTAAATTGTTCAGATACAAATTCTGGTACTTGTTCGATTCTCAGGTTTACTATATCTATCAGCTTTACCCAGTGCGGATCTTCTTGGGCCTGTTCAGGCATCATAAATTGAAATTGATAGCGTAGATCGTTTTCCTCGTTTTGAGGATTGCTGTCGACTTTAAAATATAAATATTCTCTATCGTAACTTCCCAAAAATCCCATATAAAGCGATTGCAGCCTTTGCTGACCGTCCAAAACAAGGTAAGGTGTAGGTGACGGAGTTATCTCTTCTGCAATAAGACGAACACCAGTTTTGTAATCTTTAGTAAATCTTCTACATCTAATTTGCATATTTGTCGGCGGCCTCCAAACAAGGAAAGATCCGATAGGATAGTCGTTCATGAGAGAATCGAATAATTTACATATCCTATTTCGTTCCCAAACAAATGACCTTTGAATTGAAGGAAGTCTGTAGCTTCCTTCTTCTATGCCTCTTACTACATCAAATATCCGTTGCGTTCGTCTTATTCGTTCCAGCATATTCTCCTCTTATGGTTTTGGCAGACATTTGCCTATCTACGAACATAAGTTATGCACTAAATTTTGCCATTAAAAATTGGGGTGTCAAGCACAAATCTTAATCCCCGACACCAATAAGTTTTACCCGTGCGCCG is a window of candidate division WOR-3 bacterium DNA encoding:
- a CDS encoding DUF262 domain-containing protein, with the translated sequence MLERIRRTQRIFDVVRGIEEGSYRLPSIQRSFVWERNRICKLFDSLMNDYPIGSFLVWRPPTNMQIRCRRFTKDYKTGVRLIAEEITPSPTPYLVLDGQQRLQSLYMGFLGSYDREYLYFKVDSNPQNEENDLRYQFQFMMPEQAQEDPHWVKLIDIVNLRIEQVPEFVSEQFSSDTDDVKKIVLRNLSKFIRVFNIDEKIHILDVEEDLPYEDVLEVFVRVNSGGVVLTKSDLVFSTVVLNIPDMEREFIEIVDELNGGGEYEFDLDFIIKTSFVLFDKGAKYDVNKLKDKQYLDRLEADFNALKSALLSTIQFLKSDAKILSKRFLKSDLALIPIADFIYRQPHQQIPDGQAWKLRQYLYMSFFMRFYSHGPDGKLDALHNIITKHANPNIFPIEDISKYLERRTGISFRFLNTMLYDLDLVLNITQGGVTDIPQKRGWSLEKDHIFPQSVLKEKNISDELINNVGNLRLINKTRNILKSDSLPEEGIEFFGSNVPDLKELFLKARENLTEENYKNFVQYREKLIFNEVNKFLSMPRNDGTGDAPVPV
- a CDS encoding thioredoxin domain-containing protein produces the protein MMKLKKFLVFGSALLFIVCGGQKPTKTEAPATVQDTLSLETTETVKPESTAPTVAPEPTPVTPAENVPPEKVAEKSEKPAELPKLWDFFATWCPPCKKQAPIVEEIAREFEGVVEVRSIDTDKEQELARKFGIQAIPTLVFLDPAGKELSRNVGLMSKDSIIARFKAHGFIK